From a region of the Triticum aestivum cultivar Chinese Spring chromosome 7D, IWGSC CS RefSeq v2.1, whole genome shotgun sequence genome:
- the LOC123170129 gene encoding MEIOTIC F-BOX protein MOF-like yields MEASSGPSRSSSQEPDGPCDGADRLSALPDDLLLDVLARLPCAAAAARTEVLSRRWLGLWAGLRQIVFRGVALPSLEAALGRVDLPLPAVSLIKIRVPIKQQRPHQPAPKDKEHWRDSAGVPINSLLRAAARLEPEKLDFRIPSGISERALAVDLPCLPRATFIALNFSSLFSLAAVPAGAEFPALETLSLAECITDLGGLLSCCPRLRTLRLSRAVFPDCVIRVVNSPLLQELVVECEARLTQRVVIVAPELKQLTISFTSVVAVNITVLAPVVEKISWQCCYLGPYIVFGLWSLSKLRLQSAERQGEPTTLYIYACVDPSPFRAQVHNFRREIQRHMVAAFSVFELHLTAKGHAFGAFVVHHLLGMDRISTATRRLKVVLHRSELREVCPTHCPCESPNWRSQTISLDALEEVEFNGFDGVDHEFDLLELILGCAPMLKRMIVKLSEETSASNDGCAKIVNIFKQASSSVECNVYHSSGIMYSSQNCPST; encoded by the exons ATGGAGGCGAGCTCGGGTCCTAGCCGGAGTTCCAGCCAGGAGCCGGATGGCCCATGCGACGGAGCGGACCGCCTCAGCGCCCTCCCCGACGACCTGCTCCTCGACGTCCTCGCCCgcctcccctgcgccgccgccgccgcccgcaccgaaGTCCTCTCCCGCCGGTGGCTCGGCCTCTGGGCCGGCCTCCGCCAGATCGTCTTCCGCGGCGTGGCCCTCCCGTCGCTCGAGGCGGCGCTCGGCCGCGTCGATCTTCCCCTGCCCGCGGTTTCCCTCATCAAAATCCGCGTCCCCATCAAGCAGCAGCGTCCCCATCAACCCGCCCCCAAGGACAAGGAGCACTGGAGAGACAGCGCCGGCGTCCCCATCAACTCGCTGCTCCGCGCCGCCGCGCGGCTCGAGCCGGAGAAGCTCGACTTCCGCATCCCCTCCGGCATAAGCGAGCGCGCCCTCGCTGTCGACCTGCCTTGCTTGCCCCGCGCCACCTTCATCGCGCTCAACTTTTCCTCCCTCTTCTccctcgccgccgtgccggccggCGCCGAGTTCCCCGCACTCGAGACGCTGTCCCTGGCGGAATGCATCACCGACCTCGGCGgcttgctctcctgctgcccgcgCTTGCGCACGCTCCGCCTCAGCAGGGCTGTGTTCCCTGACTGCGTCATTAGGGTCGTCAACTCGCCTCTGCTGCAGGAGCTTGTCGTGGAATGCGAGGCCAGATTGACACAGCGTGTCGTCATTGTTGCTCCCGAGCTTAAGCAATTGACCATCTCATTTACATCGGTGGTGGCGGTTAACATCACCGTCTTGGCGCCAGTGGTGGAGAAGATTTCATGGCAGTGCTGCTACTTGGGGCCGTATATTGTGTTTGGTCTTTGGAGCCTGAGCAAACTGCGGCTACAGTCGGCGGAGAGACAAGGAGAGCCAACGACGCTGTACATTTATGCCTGCGTC GACCCGTCTCCTTTTCGCGCTCAGGTGCACAACTTTAGGCGGGAGATACAGAGGCACATGGTTGCTGCCTTCTCCGTTTTCGAGCTACATCTCACAGCCAAGGGGCATGCTTTCGGAGCGTTTGTGGTTCATCATCTCCTTGGGATGGATCGAATTAGTACTGCTACTCGGAGGCttaaggtcgtcctacatagatcAGAG TTGAGAGAAGTATGCCCGACACACTGTCCTTGTGAGTCTCCGAACTGGAGGTCCCAAACTATCTCCTTGGATGCTCTCGAGGAAGTGGAGTTCAATGGATTCGACGGAGTGGATCATGAGTTTGATTTATTGGAATTGATACTTGGATGTGCACCGATGCTAAAAAGAATGATTGTCAAGCTGTCCGAGGAGACCTCGGCAAGTAATGATGGATGCGCAAAGATAGTCAACATCTTCAAGCAGGCATCTTCTTCTGTGGAATGTAATGTTTATCACAGCTCGG GGATAATGTACAGCAGCCAAAATTGCCCTTCGACATGA